Proteins from a single region of Synechococcus sp. WH 8109:
- a CDS encoding UvrD-helicase domain-containing protein: MEVNTGFEVEVEQTPSMAQRFDANTYPLGPGVRLLEASAGTGKTFALAHLCLRLITEADYALEALLVVTFTDAAAEELRSRIGQRLQQSLQGLERLEQGMEASAPDTVLADWLSGSEPGEARQRWIRRLLVALEQLDRADITTIHGFCRRSLRRLALSNAAAMEPQLDTDASALQAEVVQDLWQQELLSLPPDQFKALRQRGLSPQTLRRGLAQLDGEQQPRFRAVDGAIDLHQPLAPQLEHWLAQLWDDFVPLWKRDHAALDAGFRQAAEQWKAQGCGATTPYSAKPKSDRCAQINQWLHGQTTVPSLLEIAAHEKPLKEYFHPGSWCKVARKCGETDPSLVTPALQAAVAALWDAPIERTWQYLLERGLQELDRRRRRRGVITFGGLLAAMDPGDGDVAWLAPLQQRYRAVMVDEFQDTDPVQWRLLQRAFGGGERHLLLMVGDPKQAIYRFRGGDLATYMAARDQVERIDHLLDNFRTTAPLMEGLNRLMAPGLPRSELPVPAVQPRSSAAPPQDAPALQLLLLSTEAPSSRSALEAELPQRLAAMVLEQLQQRDDLTPADLCVLVSRHQQAEDLRRALGVCGLPTRLVTQGDVLESEAALLLQWFLDALAEPGDDARLRLLACSGLMTIAPDALEPALLDQLALQLRGLAEAMPRLGLLGALADLLRGEQMAGLSERGRMLGDLQQAARLVQEAMHRQGLDVATAADWLRRERLHPSQPVPEARQPHSDQADSAIAVVTVHRSKGLEYPVVICPYLWQAPPAVSGPLWRDPRSGECLVRLDVHWGEGWQAAQQAQREAAAEAERLAYVAVTRAQSQLVLIWARANGQEDSPLPAWLFGAEAAGDAIDSLTDERLSQALAERQVAISIDGLVESLPSGKRWRSPLLAEPLALGSIPKRIDRSWGRASYSAWIASSDDVQLHEQGRDRDPGAEELTLKSTAARAEPAWSETGPLTAFPRGAGAGDCLHRILEQFPFSAAEASEPRQRLELIAAELRRAGLDPDLQNDVLTGLEQVLQTPLGGALGALSLDRLGPHQRLPELSFDLPVQHVRTADLVAAFGCDAEARFGRTYSPALASLSINSRGFLTGSIDLVFQDPRHQRWWVLDWKSNWIGERRTGAEPGLCGPHHYSQEAMEEQMLHHHYPLQAHLYLVALHRHLRWRLPDYDPEQHLGGYVYCFLRGMPGAVIASPENAVGPGRIVEPVPLNRIAALDRALGEVLA, from the coding sequence ATGGAAGTTAACACTGGTTTTGAGGTCGAAGTTGAGCAGACTCCATCCATGGCCCAGCGCTTCGATGCCAACACTTACCCCCTCGGCCCTGGGGTCCGCCTGCTTGAGGCCAGCGCTGGCACCGGCAAAACCTTCGCCCTGGCGCATCTCTGCCTGCGGCTGATCACGGAGGCCGACTACGCCCTCGAAGCGTTGTTGGTTGTGACCTTCACCGATGCGGCGGCCGAAGAGCTGCGCTCCCGTATCGGCCAACGGCTGCAACAGTCGTTGCAGGGCCTCGAGCGGCTGGAGCAGGGGATGGAGGCTTCCGCTCCAGACACCGTCCTGGCGGACTGGCTGTCGGGTTCTGAGCCAGGGGAGGCACGTCAGCGGTGGATTCGGCGCTTGCTGGTGGCCCTCGAGCAGCTGGACCGGGCCGACATCACCACCATCCACGGCTTCTGCCGCCGCAGCCTGCGCCGTCTGGCCCTGAGCAACGCTGCGGCGATGGAGCCTCAGCTGGACACCGACGCCTCCGCGCTCCAAGCCGAGGTGGTTCAGGACCTGTGGCAGCAGGAGCTGCTCAGCCTGCCGCCGGATCAGTTCAAGGCGTTGCGTCAACGCGGCCTCTCGCCCCAGACCCTGCGCAGGGGGTTGGCGCAACTCGATGGTGAACAGCAGCCGCGGTTCAGGGCCGTTGATGGGGCGATTGATCTCCACCAGCCCCTCGCCCCACAGCTGGAGCACTGGCTGGCGCAGCTTTGGGACGACTTCGTGCCGCTCTGGAAGCGGGACCATGCCGCCCTGGATGCTGGGTTCCGTCAGGCGGCCGAGCAGTGGAAAGCTCAGGGCTGTGGAGCTACCACCCCTTATTCGGCCAAGCCCAAGAGCGATCGCTGCGCGCAGATCAACCAGTGGCTGCATGGGCAGACCACAGTTCCTTCACTGCTGGAGATTGCCGCCCATGAAAAGCCGCTGAAGGAGTACTTCCACCCAGGCAGTTGGTGCAAGGTCGCGCGCAAGTGCGGTGAGACCGACCCCAGCCTGGTGACGCCGGCTCTGCAGGCCGCTGTTGCGGCGCTTTGGGATGCACCGATTGAGCGCACCTGGCAGTACCTGCTCGAACGGGGCTTGCAGGAGCTGGACCGCCGCCGTCGCCGCCGTGGGGTGATCACCTTTGGTGGTTTGTTGGCTGCCATGGACCCCGGCGATGGCGACGTTGCCTGGCTTGCCCCTCTGCAACAGCGCTACCGGGCTGTGATGGTGGATGAGTTTCAGGACACAGACCCCGTGCAGTGGCGCCTGTTGCAACGCGCCTTCGGTGGTGGTGAACGCCACCTTCTGCTGATGGTTGGGGATCCCAAGCAGGCGATCTACCGCTTCCGGGGTGGTGATCTGGCCACCTACATGGCAGCGCGGGATCAGGTGGAGCGGATCGATCACCTGCTCGACAACTTCCGTACAACGGCACCGCTGATGGAGGGGTTGAACCGTTTGATGGCTCCGGGTCTCCCTCGATCTGAACTGCCTGTGCCCGCGGTGCAGCCCCGCAGCTCCGCCGCTCCACCGCAGGATGCCCCGGCGTTGCAACTGCTGCTGCTCTCCACCGAGGCGCCCTCCAGCCGTAGTGCCCTGGAAGCAGAGCTGCCCCAGCGGCTCGCCGCGATGGTGCTGGAGCAACTGCAGCAACGGGACGACCTCACCCCCGCAGATCTCTGCGTGCTGGTGAGTCGTCATCAACAGGCGGAAGACCTGCGCCGCGCCCTTGGGGTCTGCGGACTCCCCACCCGCCTGGTGACTCAGGGGGATGTGCTCGAAAGTGAGGCTGCCTTGCTGTTGCAGTGGTTTCTCGATGCCCTGGCGGAACCGGGCGATGACGCTCGCTTGCGTCTGCTGGCCTGCTCGGGACTAATGACCATCGCGCCCGATGCCCTGGAGCCGGCCCTGTTGGATCAGCTGGCGCTGCAGTTGCGCGGTTTGGCTGAGGCGATGCCGCGGCTGGGCCTGCTCGGGGCGCTGGCTGATCTGCTAAGGGGTGAACAGATGGCGGGGCTGTCGGAACGGGGCCGGATGCTGGGGGATCTGCAGCAGGCGGCGCGGCTGGTGCAGGAGGCGATGCACCGCCAGGGGCTTGATGTGGCAACCGCGGCGGATTGGTTGCGGAGGGAGCGGTTGCACCCCAGCCAGCCGGTGCCTGAGGCTCGCCAGCCCCACAGCGATCAGGCCGACAGCGCCATCGCCGTGGTTACGGTCCACCGCAGCAAGGGTCTGGAATATCCGGTGGTGATCTGCCCCTACCTCTGGCAGGCCCCCCCAGCCGTGTCCGGTCCGCTCTGGCGTGACCCCCGCTCCGGAGAGTGCCTGGTGCGGCTGGATGTCCACTGGGGGGAGGGCTGGCAGGCGGCGCAACAGGCGCAGAGGGAGGCTGCGGCCGAGGCCGAGCGGCTGGCCTATGTGGCGGTGACCCGAGCCCAATCCCAGTTGGTTCTGATTTGGGCCAGGGCCAACGGCCAGGAGGATTCCCCCTTGCCCGCCTGGTTGTTCGGTGCTGAGGCCGCTGGGGATGCGATCGACAGCCTCACCGATGAGCGGCTGAGCCAAGCCCTGGCGGAGCGACAGGTTGCGATCAGCATCGATGGCCTGGTCGAGAGCCTGCCCAGCGGCAAGCGATGGCGGTCTCCGCTGCTGGCCGAGCCGTTGGCCCTTGGTTCCATCCCCAAGCGGATCGACCGGAGCTGGGGCCGGGCCAGTTACTCGGCCTGGATTGCCTCATCCGACGACGTTCAGCTGCATGAACAGGGTCGTGATCGCGATCCCGGCGCCGAGGAATTGACGTTGAAATCGACGGCGGCGAGGGCAGAACCGGCATGGTCCGAGACGGGGCCGCTGACGGCCTTCCCGCGTGGGGCCGGGGCCGGTGATTGCCTGCACCGGATCCTCGAACAGTTCCCTTTCTCTGCGGCGGAGGCCTCTGAGCCCCGCCAACGGCTCGAGCTGATCGCCGCCGAGTTGCGCCGGGCCGGGCTTGATCCCGATCTACAGAACGATGTGTTGACGGGGTTGGAGCAGGTGTTGCAGACCCCCCTGGGGGGGGCGCTGGGTGCGTTATCGCTGGATCGGCTAGGGCCGCACCAGCGCCTGCCCGAACTCAGTTTTGATCTGCCGGTGCAGCACGTGCGCACGGCCGATCTGGTGGCCGCCTTCGGTTGTGATGCCGAGGCCCGTTTTGGCCGCACCTATAGCCCGGCGCTGGCATCGCTCTCGATCAACAGCCGCGGGTTTCTCACCGGTTCCATCGATCTGGTGTTCCAGGACCCCCGGCACCAACGCTGGTGGGTTCTCGACTGGAAGAGCAACTGGATCGGTGAACGGCGCACCGGTGCTGAGCCGGGGCTTTGCGGTCCGCATCACTACTCCCAGGAGGCGATGGAGGAGCAGATGTTGCACCACCACTACCCCCTGCAGGCCCACCTCTACCTGGTGGCTCTGCATCGCCATCTGCGTTGGCGGCTGCCGGATTACGACCCGGAACAGCATCTGGGGGGCTACGTCTACTGCTTCCTGCGGGGGATGCCCGGAGCGGTGATTGCCTCTCCGGAAAATGCTGTTGGGCCGGGGCGCATCGTTGAACCCGTGCCGCTCAATCGCATCGCGGCCCTGGATCGAGCCCTGGGGGAGGTGCTGGCGTGA
- a CDS encoding ATP-dependent RecD-like DNA helicase, translating to MTELLPQGTSTWPSSFTAGLHAALRRRIPPKADGPALEELSRDLVLALEQGVLTVALTPERLAAAQASGWLEGDASPLLLQGDRLGWRRWSQAMEQVVAELVERAHAPLPKPVEAADPELSDRLNADQCAAVRALDQASVVLLSGGPGTGKTSTVVEILARAEARHPGLRIGLAAPTGKAARRLGEAVMAQRAPLPCSTLHRWLEAGSRGFGRHRQRPLELDLLVIDEMSMLDLALTQALLEALPSGCRLLLVGDPAQLPPVGSGAVWHRLQQSDVRGRFGAGAVHLERTYRNRGALAQLAQQLRQGNLEAFAADLAALPEQANLQVHPWPLRRFPALVRQRWIQRLQQLQALTVDLDRCTEQKLMAASRPLFALLEQELLLCPRRRGPWSLDDVHCTLLGANAAGKVERWPIGLPVICGSNQPELGLANGDLGVVIGAGSERRLLFQVVDPEGRLEVRRLHPARLRRLEPAVALTIHRAQGSEADRVIVLWPDPLEDGPAAEHQRRLLYTAITRARASLDLVTLI from the coding sequence GTGACGGAGCTGCTGCCCCAGGGAACCAGCACCTGGCCCTCCAGCTTCACGGCCGGACTCCATGCCGCCCTGAGGCGACGGATCCCGCCCAAGGCTGATGGTCCCGCCTTGGAGGAGCTCAGCCGCGATCTGGTGCTGGCCTTGGAGCAGGGGGTGTTGACTGTGGCGCTGACGCCGGAGCGGCTGGCCGCTGCCCAAGCCAGTGGATGGCTGGAGGGGGATGCCTCCCCCCTGCTGCTCCAGGGTGATCGGCTGGGCTGGCGCCGCTGGTCGCAGGCCATGGAGCAGGTGGTGGCCGAGCTGGTGGAGCGGGCCCATGCTCCGCTTCCTAAACCCGTCGAGGCTGCCGATCCCGAGCTGTCGGATCGTCTCAACGCTGACCAGTGCGCCGCCGTGCGCGCCCTGGATCAGGCCTCGGTTGTGCTGCTCAGCGGTGGTCCGGGCACGGGCAAAACCAGCACGGTGGTGGAGATTCTGGCCCGGGCGGAAGCCCGCCATCCCGGCCTGCGCATCGGTTTGGCGGCCCCCACCGGCAAGGCGGCCCGGCGCCTGGGGGAGGCGGTGATGGCGCAGCGGGCTCCGTTGCCCTGCAGCACCCTCCACCGCTGGTTGGAGGCCGGAAGCCGTGGCTTCGGCAGGCACCGCCAGCGTCCCCTGGAGCTGGATCTGCTGGTGATCGACGAGATGTCGATGCTAGATCTGGCCTTGACCCAGGCGCTGTTGGAGGCGTTGCCCAGTGGTTGCCGGCTGCTGTTGGTGGGGGATCCAGCTCAGTTGCCGCCTGTGGGGAGTGGAGCGGTTTGGCATCGGCTGCAGCAGTCGGACGTGCGCGGTCGTTTCGGTGCCGGCGCCGTGCATCTGGAGCGCACCTACCGCAACCGCGGTGCCCTGGCGCAGTTGGCGCAACAGCTGCGCCAGGGGAATCTGGAGGCCTTTGCAGCGGATCTGGCCGCCCTGCCTGAGCAGGCCAATCTTCAGGTGCATCCCTGGCCCCTGCGTCGTTTCCCTGCCTTGGTGCGGCAGCGCTGGATTCAGCGCCTCCAGCAGTTGCAGGCACTGACGGTTGATCTCGACCGCTGCACCGAGCAGAAGCTGATGGCGGCATCCCGGCCTTTGTTTGCGCTGCTCGAGCAGGAGCTGTTGCTCTGTCCACGTCGCCGGGGGCCGTGGAGTCTTGATGATGTGCACTGCACGCTGCTGGGGGCCAATGCCGCCGGCAAGGTCGAGCGTTGGCCGATCGGCTTGCCGGTGATCTGCGGCAGCAATCAACCCGAACTGGGCTTGGCCAATGGTGACCTCGGGGTGGTGATCGGGGCAGGCTCTGAACGACGTCTGTTGTTCCAGGTGGTGGACCCTGAAGGCCGGCTCGAGGTGCGCCGTTTGCATCCAGCCCGTTTGCGGCGTCTGGAGCCGGCGGTTGCGCTCACCATCCATCGGGCCCAGGGCAGTGAGGCGGATCGGGTGATCGTGCTCTGGCCAGATCCCCTTGAGGATGGCCCGGCTGCAGAACACCAACGCCGATTGCTGTACACAGCCATCACCCGTGCCCGTGCCAGCCTTGACCTGGTGACGCTGATCTGA
- a CDS encoding phosphomannose isomerase type II C-terminal cupin domain yields the protein MRVERPWGWYETLTQGDNYLVKRLLVRAGQQLSLQRHRHRSESWTVVSGSGALHCGDTWHPASAGVMLSIPCGAVHRARADGSDLLILEVQHGDDLREDDIERLQDDYGRVIN from the coding sequence ATGCGGGTTGAGCGTCCCTGGGGCTGGTACGAAACGCTGACCCAGGGGGACAACTATTTGGTCAAACGGCTGCTGGTTCGTGCCGGGCAGCAGTTGTCGCTGCAGCGGCATCGTCATCGCAGCGAAAGTTGGACCGTGGTGTCCGGCTCGGGGGCTCTGCACTGCGGCGACACCTGGCATCCCGCCAGCGCGGGCGTCATGCTCTCGATCCCCTGCGGCGCTGTGCATCGCGCCCGTGCAGACGGTTCAGATCTACTGATTCTGGAAGTTCAGCACGGTGATGATCTGCGGGAAGACGACATCGAACGGCTGCAGGATGATTACGGCCGGGTGATAAATTGA
- a CDS encoding DEAD/DEAH box helicase encodes MTEQQQQRDDSACAVDLSASDLPASNSNAEVFTTTITSAEPESGFAGFGFSEALLRTLADKGYSEPSPIQKAAFPELMLGRDLVGQAQTGTGKTAAFALPLLERLESGQKTPQALVLAPTRELAMQVAESFKAYSAGHPHLKVLAVYGGTDFRSQISALRRGVDVVVGTPGRVMDHMRQGTLDTSGLRSLVLDEADEMLRMGFIDDVEWILDQLPEQRQVVLFSATMPPEIRRLSKRYLKDPAEVTIRTKDQEGKRIRQRSITVPMPHKLEALQRVLDACGGEGVIIFARTKAITLTVAETLEAGGHQVAVLNGDVPQNQRERTVERLRSGSVDILVATDVAARGLDVERIGLVINYDMPFDSEAYVHRIGRTGRAGRTGEAVLFVTPRERRFIRNLERATGQPIEAMEVPGNTAINQGRLDRLRKRLSDAAQSQRPDADEAALLQELMQRVATELELTPDQLAMAALNLAIGPDALLRKGDDDWIQNTRRNDRDRDRHSGDRRERRERPARAPEENMQRYRVEVGHRDRVKPGNLVGAIAGETGLQGRMIGRIQIFDNHSLVDLPKGMPEDVFNSLQRLRVMNRELQISKAA; translated from the coding sequence ATGACTGAACAGCAACAGCAGCGCGACGATTCCGCCTGCGCAGTGGATCTTTCTGCATCCGACCTGCCGGCATCCAACTCCAATGCTGAGGTGTTCACCACCACCATCACATCGGCTGAGCCGGAATCAGGTTTCGCCGGTTTTGGTTTCAGTGAGGCTCTGCTCCGCACCCTGGCGGACAAGGGATACAGCGAACCTTCCCCCATTCAGAAGGCGGCCTTCCCCGAGCTGATGCTCGGCCGCGATCTGGTGGGTCAGGCCCAGACCGGCACCGGCAAAACAGCAGCGTTTGCCCTTCCGTTGCTCGAGCGCCTCGAGAGCGGCCAGAAAACACCCCAGGCCCTCGTGCTCGCCCCCACACGGGAGCTGGCGATGCAGGTGGCCGAATCGTTCAAGGCCTATTCCGCCGGCCATCCCCATCTGAAGGTGCTGGCGGTGTACGGCGGCACGGATTTCCGCTCTCAGATCAGTGCCCTCAGGCGCGGAGTTGATGTGGTGGTGGGGACCCCCGGCCGGGTGATGGACCACATGCGTCAGGGCACACTCGACACCAGCGGTCTGCGCAGCCTGGTGCTCGATGAAGCGGACGAAATGCTCCGCATGGGCTTCATCGATGATGTGGAGTGGATTCTCGACCAGCTTCCGGAGCAGCGACAGGTGGTGCTGTTCTCCGCGACGATGCCTCCTGAGATCCGTCGCCTGTCCAAGCGTTATCTCAAGGATCCGGCCGAGGTCACGATCCGCACCAAGGATCAGGAAGGCAAGCGGATCCGCCAGCGTTCGATCACGGTGCCGATGCCGCACAAGCTTGAGGCCCTGCAGCGGGTTCTCGACGCCTGTGGGGGTGAGGGTGTGATCATCTTTGCTCGAACCAAGGCGATCACCCTGACCGTGGCCGAAACCCTTGAGGCCGGTGGCCATCAGGTGGCGGTGCTCAATGGCGACGTTCCCCAGAACCAACGGGAGCGCACCGTGGAGAGGCTGCGCAGTGGATCGGTCGACATCCTTGTGGCCACCGACGTTGCAGCACGGGGTCTCGATGTGGAGCGCATCGGCCTGGTGATCAACTACGACATGCCGTTCGACAGCGAGGCCTACGTGCACCGCATCGGCCGGACGGGCCGGGCTGGACGCACCGGAGAAGCGGTTCTGTTCGTGACTCCACGGGAACGCCGTTTCATCCGCAACCTCGAGCGGGCCACGGGCCAACCGATTGAAGCGATGGAGGTGCCCGGCAACACAGCCATCAACCAGGGACGGCTGGACCGCCTGCGCAAGCGTTTGAGTGATGCGGCTCAATCCCAACGCCCTGACGCCGATGAAGCGGCCTTGCTCCAGGAATTGATGCAGCGGGTGGCCACGGAACTTGAGCTCACCCCCGACCAGCTGGCCATGGCGGCACTCAACCTGGCCATCGGCCCCGATGCGCTGTTGCGTAAGGGCGACGACGACTGGATTCAGAACACCCGTCGCAATGACCGCGACCGCGATCGCCATTCAGGGGACCGCCGTGAGCGGCGCGAGCGTCCGGCCCGGGCTCCTGAGGAGAACATGCAGCGCTACCGAGTTGAGGTAGGTCACCGCGATCGGGTCAAGCCGGGCAACCTGGTGGGTGCCATCGCCGGCGAGACCGGTCTGCAGGGCAGGATGATCGGTCGCATTCAGATTTTTGACAATCACAGCCTGGTGGATCTTCCGAAGGGCATGCCGGAAGATGTGTTCAACAGCCTTCAACGCCTGCGCGTGATGAACCGCGAACTGCAAATCAGCAAGGCCGCTTGA
- a CDS encoding RNA-binding protein, which produces MTIYIGNLSFQAEQEHLFDLFSEYGEVKNCSLPLDRETGRKRGFAFVEMVNDADEQKAIDDLQDVEWMGCMIRVSKATPRERSGGPRGGGGGYRG; this is translated from the coding sequence ATGACCATCTACATCGGCAATCTTTCGTTCCAGGCGGAGCAGGAGCACCTCTTCGATCTCTTTAGTGAGTACGGCGAGGTCAAGAACTGCAGCCTGCCCCTGGATCGTGAGACCGGCCGCAAACGCGGTTTCGCCTTCGTCGAAATGGTCAACGATGCCGATGAGCAGAAAGCCATCGATGACCTTCAGGACGTGGAGTGGATGGGCTGCATGATCCGCGTGAGCAAAGCCACCCCTCGGGAGCGCTCCGGCGGCCCCCGTGGTGGCGGCGGCGGTTACCGCGGCTGA
- a CDS encoding ABC transporter ATP-binding protein, with the protein MRLLRHLAPQRRLVVAAVICSLLNKLFDLAPPILIGLAVDVVLLKEQSVLAGFGLRTAGQQLWGLALLTFLIWAAESLFEYLYDVLWRNLAQTTQHSLRLEAYDHLQKLELAFFEQDSTGRLMAVLNDDINQLERFLDRGANQILQLITTVLVVGIGMAMVAPEVALFAYLPIPVILWGSLHFQRQLAPRYREVRARAGDLASRLANNLGGMLTIKSFTAEGLELERLRAESLAYRQSNARAIRLSAAFIPLIRFAILFAFLAILLIGGFKALAGELPVATYSVLVFITQRLLWPLTAIGRTLDEYQRSMASTQRVLDLIDTPVVIQGGTVPVDPQRLLGEIRFEAVDFAYAGRSTLLQGFDLTVPAGSTLGIVGATGSGKSTVVKLLLRLYERNGGRICLDGVPIDTLQLQDLRRCIALVSQDVYLFHGTVAENIAYGVADPNPVAIEQAARLAEAAGFIDALPQGYDTLVGERGQRLSGGQRQRIALARAILKDAPVLVLDEATAAVDNDTEAAIQRSLAQITQHRTTVVIAHRLSTVRHADWIVVMDQGRIVEQGSHDSLVDQGGIYTNLWQVQAGEGLIAS; encoded by the coding sequence ATGCGGTTGTTGCGCCATCTGGCGCCGCAGCGCCGCCTGGTGGTTGCAGCGGTGATCTGCTCCCTGCTCAACAAGCTGTTCGATCTGGCCCCACCGATCTTGATTGGCCTGGCCGTTGATGTGGTGTTACTCAAGGAGCAATCTGTGCTGGCGGGTTTCGGTCTGAGGACCGCCGGCCAGCAACTGTGGGGTCTGGCCCTGCTCACCTTTTTGATTTGGGCGGCGGAGTCGCTGTTCGAATACCTCTACGACGTGCTCTGGCGCAACCTGGCGCAAACCACCCAGCACAGCCTCAGGCTCGAGGCCTATGACCATCTGCAGAAGCTGGAGCTGGCCTTTTTCGAGCAGGACAGCACCGGTCGCCTGATGGCGGTGCTCAATGACGACATCAACCAGCTCGAACGGTTCCTGGATCGGGGTGCCAACCAGATCCTGCAGTTGATCACCACCGTGCTGGTGGTGGGCATCGGCATGGCGATGGTGGCGCCGGAGGTGGCCCTGTTCGCCTATTTGCCGATTCCGGTGATTCTCTGGGGATCGCTGCATTTCCAGCGCCAGCTGGCGCCGCGCTATCGGGAGGTGCGGGCCCGGGCTGGCGACCTCGCCTCCAGGCTCGCCAACAATCTGGGGGGGATGCTCACGATCAAGAGCTTCACCGCTGAGGGTCTGGAACTGGAGCGGCTGCGGGCGGAAAGCCTGGCCTACCGCCAGAGCAATGCCCGGGCGATTCGTCTCTCGGCGGCCTTCATTCCCTTGATTCGCTTCGCGATTCTGTTCGCCTTCCTGGCGATTCTGTTAATCGGTGGGTTCAAGGCCCTGGCCGGGGAACTGCCTGTGGCCACCTACAGCGTTCTGGTGTTCATCACCCAGCGGCTTCTCTGGCCGTTAACCGCCATTGGCCGCACCCTCGATGAGTACCAGCGCTCGATGGCCTCCACGCAACGGGTGCTTGATCTGATCGATACGCCGGTGGTAATCCAGGGAGGAACGGTGCCGGTGGATCCGCAGCGGCTCCTGGGCGAGATTCGCTTTGAAGCGGTGGATTTCGCCTATGCCGGCCGATCAACGCTTCTGCAGGGCTTCGATCTCACCGTGCCAGCGGGATCGACCCTCGGCATCGTGGGGGCGACGGGGTCTGGCAAGAGCACCGTGGTGAAGCTGTTGTTGCGGCTGTATGAGCGCAATGGCGGACGCATCTGTCTGGATGGAGTCCCCATCGACACCCTGCAACTGCAGGACCTGCGCCGCTGCATCGCCCTGGTGAGTCAGGACGTTTACCTCTTCCATGGCACTGTGGCCGAAAACATCGCCTATGGCGTAGCAGATCCCAATCCGGTGGCTATTGAGCAGGCCGCTCGCCTGGCGGAAGCCGCTGGCTTCATCGACGCCTTGCCCCAGGGTTACGACACCCTGGTGGGGGAGCGGGGGCAGCGGCTCTCCGGCGGACAGCGTCAGCGCATCGCTTTGGCCCGCGCCATCCTTAAGGATGCGCCGGTGCTGGTGCTCGATGAAGCCACCGCTGCTGTGGACAACGACACCGAAGCCGCCATCCAGCGCTCCTTGGCACAGATCACTCAGCACCGCACCACCGTGGTAATCGCCCACCGGCTCAGCACTGTGCGCCATGCCGATTGGATTGTGGTGATGGACCAGGGCCGGATTGTGGAGCAGGGCAGCCACGACAGCCTTGTGGACCAGGGCGGGATCTACACCAACCTCTGGCAGGTCCAGGCCGGCGAAGGGCTTATCGCTTCCTGA